The sequence below is a genomic window from Halarchaeum grantii.
GGGCGGGCGGCTACCTCGCGAACGTCGCGGCGGCGAACGGGAACCCGCTCGCGCCCGTCTTCGCGTGGATGGGCGCGACGCCGTGGTTCGTCGAGTTCGCGAGCGTCGCCGTCCCGTGGGGTGAACTCCTCATCGGCCTCGGCCTCCTCGTCGGCCTCATGACGCGCCTCGCCGCGTTCTTCGGCGCGCTCATGATGCTCATGTTCTACTTCGGGAACTGGGAGGTCGCCCACGGGGTCATCAACGGCGACTTCGCGTACATGCTCGTCTTCCTCTCCGTCGCCGCGTTCGCGGGCGGGCGCATCCTCGGCCTCGACCGGTACGTCGAGAACTACGACGTCGACGGCGAGACGCTCGTCGAGCGGTATCCCGCGCTGGCCTACGTCCTCGGCTGAGCCGGGTTCTTTCTCCCTCCGTCGCGCGTGCCGTCGGATAAGACGTACCGAAACGAATTAGCGAATCGCACTGGTAGAGAGTAGCATGGACGATGGGCCGCTCATCGAGATGACCGACGCGAGCGAGGGCGCGGACAGTCCTTGGTTGGGCGTCGTGTTCTTCCTCCTGTTCCTCGCGCTCCTCGTGCTCCTCTACGCGCTTTGAGTCCCGAGGCCTACAGGTCGCGTTCGAACTCGTGCTCCGCGCCGCTCGCGACTTCGCGGAACCCGACGGACTCGTAGAGACGCCGCGCGGCGTGGTTGCGTCGCTCGACGGTGAGCCAGACGCGCTCGATGCCGCGTTCGCGCCCGTACTCGAGCGCGGTTTCGACGAGATGCGTGCCGATCGTGGCGCGCTGGTAGTCGTGGGCGACGAAGAT
It includes:
- a CDS encoding DoxX family membrane protein; translated protein: MAAKFETGVNELESRVGGVTVHAKVHSLSAWFVLALRLMMGFAFAYSGFTKLVAAEPFGAGGYLANVAAANGNPLAPVFAWMGATPWFVEFASVAVPWGELLIGLGLLVGLMTRLAAFFGALMMLMFYFGNWEVAHGVINGDFAYMLVFLSVAAFAGGRILGLDRYVENYDVDGETLVERYPALAYVLG